Proteins co-encoded in one Conger conger chromosome 4, fConCon1.1, whole genome shotgun sequence genomic window:
- the LOC133126597 gene encoding probable G-protein coupled receptor 160 codes for MDIPMPSLLLALGGKTLLNWAAVFVQRRHMCRSFLGTFCMSLAVADTLLFLSVSAIFLLGDVRVLGLRVTRHHVCALVHMACLAYSLLHWPVLLLAGLDYWRTLPPRPRPPGWVCRYGYPLAAFLVWTAVLLRVLGGPAPGLDPEPGAHLLPWRCRVYRGPQSTQMCTAVLFLLVVGALLCCCVKLADFVGARSHSAALDRVWLAIYRSLASFLGGWHAFVVLLVALLLLRVEVPGFLDMNVPWLCFLNSFLIGTVSVGCPRDRDRVIPAFPDGFCDWSSLGAEPPEVDTDSLECKHCLQDMDR; via the coding sequence ATGGACATTCCCATGCCCTCTCTGCTCCTAGCTCTGGGCGGGAAGACCCTGCTGAACTGGGCCGCGgtatttgtccagaggaggcacATGTGCAGGAGTTTCCTGGGCACGTTCTGCATGTCGCTGGCAGTGGCGGACACGCTGCTCTTCCTGTCCGTCTCCGCCATCTTCCTCTTGGGAGACGTGCGTGTCTTGGGCCTGCGTGTCACCCGACACCACGTCTGTGCACTGGTCCACATGGCCTGCCTGGCGTACAGCCTCCTGCACTGGCCTGTCCTCCTGCTGGCCGGCCTGGATTATTGGCGCACGCTGCCCCCCCGGCCTCGGCCCCCGGGCTGGGTCTGCCGGTACGGCTACCCCTTGGCCGCCTTCCTGGTGTGGACTGCGGTCCTCCTCCGCGTCCTCGGGGGTCCAGCCCCGGGCCTGGACCCAGAGCCGGGGGCCCACCTCTTGCCGTGGCGGTGCCGGGTGTATCGCGGCCCCCAGAGCACGCAGATGTGCACCGCAGTCCTTTTCCTGCTCGTGGTGGGAGCCTTGTTGTGCTGCTGTGTGAAGCTCGCGGATTTTGTGGGGGCCAGGAGCCACAGCGCGGCATTAGACCGCGTGTGGCTCGCCATTTACCGGAGCCTGGCAAGCTTTCTTGGTGGCTGGCACGCCTTTGTGGTCCTGCTGGtggcgctgctgctgctgagggTGGAGGTGCCGGGGTTCCTGGAcatgaatgtgccctggctctGTTTCCTTAACAGCTTCCTGATCGGCACCGTGTCTGTGGGGTGTCCCCGCGACAGGGACCGTGTCATCCCCGCATTCCCAGACGGATTCTGCGACTGGAGTTCCCTCGGGGCGGAGCCTCCAGAAGTAGACACTGACTCTCTGGAATGCAAGCACTGCTTGCAGGACATGGATCGTTGA